One window of Metopolophium dirhodum isolate CAU chromosome 3, ASM1992520v1, whole genome shotgun sequence genomic DNA carries:
- the LOC132941788 gene encoding heat shock protein 75 kDa, mitochondrial: MSSMTALKLFRNQLIRNVWRFRSTGQSSYKLRQSIVPLSSSVPIRNFAANPNVDDSVNDQNPTAEKLEFQAETRMLLDIVAKSLYSEKEVFIRELISNASDALEKLRYVSLKAGESHDLGSLDINITTDKTNRKLIIQDTGIGMTREELISNLGTIAKSGSKAFLQNIQQSESTNLSSIIGQFGVGFYSCFMVADRVEVFTKSVNPHATGYLWKSDGTNEYEIIESDNIERGTKIVMYLKQDCREYASEDTVRSVINKYSNFVNSPIKLNGSEINTIQPLWLLNPKSVSKEQHDEFYKFVANTYDRPRFVLHYSAEAPIQVRALLYFPELAPGQTDFYDSSTKGVSLYTRRILVKKEAENVLPKWLRFVKGVIDSEDIPLNLSREMLQNSSLLRKLNQLLTSKIVKFLHDKSVKDLDEYMKFYQDYGVFIKEGVVTNDDPKEREELAGLLRYESSYTKPGETTSFEDYIKRRQEGQNDIYYLSAPNRALAESSPYIEALKKKNVEVIYCYEQHDEIILYQVKTFKNVKLTLVEKEINTANNQSSQTVELGTDSLSQLQLDSLLPWIESVLGNKVKKVKITGQLESHPCVITVDDMTAARHFIKTQLKQMDEEMLFSVLQPQLELNPKHAVIKKLLTLKESNPELAKLIIEQLYSNSMVTAGLINDSRKLVSNMNRVLELVVEKY; encoded by the exons ATGTCTTCAATGACGGCGCTTAAATTGTTCAGAAATCAACTCATCAGAAATGTCTGGCGCTTTAGGAGCACTGGACAATCATCATACAAACTCAGACAAAGTATTGTACCATTGTCATCGA GTGTGCCCATTAGAAACTTTGCAGCTAATCCAAATGTGGACGATAGTGTGAACGACCAAAACCCAACTGCAG AAAAATTGGAATTTCAAGCCGAGACTCGTATGCTACTAGATATTGTAGCCAAATCGTTATATTCTGAAAAAGAA GTTTTCATTAGAGAATTGATTTCAAATGCTAGCGATGCTTTGGAAAAATTACGTTACGTTAGTTTGAAAGCAGGTGAATCTCATGACCTTGGAAGTTTAGACATAAACATAACGACAGACAAAACAAACCGAAAATTGATAATACAAGATACAGGAATTGGAATGACTAGGGAGgagttaatttcaaatttgggtACTATTGCCAAATCTGGTTctaaa GCATTTTTGCAAAATATCCAACAAAGTGAATCAACAAATTTATCGTCAATCATAGGTCAATTCGGTGTTGGTTTTTACAGCTGTTTTATGGTGGCCGATAGAGTAGAAGTTTTCACTAAATCAGTGAACCCTCATGCTACCGGATACTTATGGAAATCAGATgg AAcaaatgaatatgaaataatagaGTCTGATAATATTGAGAGGGGTACTAAAATTGTCATGTACCTTAAACAAGATTGTCGTGAATACGCTTCAGAAGACACTGTTCGTAGTGTCATTAACAAATATAGCAATTTTGTGAATTctccaattaaattaaatggttCTGAAATTAATACCATTCaa cCATTATGGTTACTTAATCCAAAATCTGTTTCCAAAGAACAACATGATGAGTTCTACAAATTTGTAGCAAACACTTATGATAGACCAAGATTCGTGTTGCATTACTCTGCCGAAGCTCCAATTCAAGTGCGTGCACTGCTATACTTTCCAGAACTAGCAccag gtcaGACTGATTTTTATGATAGTTCAACTAAAGGCGTATCACTTTATACTCGACGTATTTTGGTTAAAAAAGAAGCTGAAAATGTATTACCCAAATGGCTTCGTTTTGTAAAAG gtGTTATTGATTCTGAGGATATACCATTAAATTTGAGTAGAGAAATGTTACAGAATTCTTCATTACTAAG AAAATTGAATCAATTATTGActagtaaaatagttaaatttttacatgatAAATCTGTAAAAGATCTTGATGAATACATGAAGTTTTATCAGGACTATGGTGTGTTTATCAAAGAAGGAGTTGTAACGAATGACGACCCCAAAGAACGC gaAGAGCTTGCTGGTCTCTTAAGATATGAATCATCCTACACTAAACCTGGTGAAACAACGTCTTTTGAAGATTATATCAAGAGAAGACAAGAAGGTCAAAacgatatttactatttatctgCTCccaa CCGTGCTTTAGCAGAAAGTTCTCCATACATTGAAgcattgaaaaagaaaaatgttgaagttatttattgttatgagCAACACGATGAAATCATTTTATATCAAGTTAAAACTTTCAAGAATGTCAAACTAACTTTAGTAGAAAAAGAAATCAATACTGCTAATAATCAAAGTTCTCAAACAGTTGAATTAG gtactgatAGTTTGAGTCAGTTACAATTAGATTCTTTATTACCTTGGATTGAATCTGTATTgggtaataaagtaaaaaaagtaaaaattactgGACAATTAGAAAGTCATCCGTGTGTAATCACTGTTGATGATATGACAGCTGctagacattttattaaaactcaACTGAAACAAATGGACGAGGAGATGTTATTTTCAGTCCTTCAGCCTCAACTTGAACTCAACCCTAA